Proteins encoded in a region of the Streptomyces sp. NBC_01298 genome:
- a CDS encoding helix-turn-helix domain-containing protein gives MGTEHSPKGSADTAGKADATDKADSAESGSATTTAPTLIGSVQRALRLVEAMYAEGGATAKRLARLTGIPLPTVYHLLRTLSHEGYVQREGGSFRLSDDLPLAS, from the coding sequence ATGGGTACCGAACACAGCCCGAAGGGCAGCGCGGACACCGCCGGCAAGGCGGACGCCACCGACAAGGCGGACAGCGCGGAGAGCGGCAGCGCCACCACCACCGCTCCCACCCTCATCGGTTCCGTACAGCGGGCGTTGCGGCTCGTGGAAGCGATGTACGCGGAGGGCGGGGCGACCGCCAAGCGGCTCGCCCGGCTCACCGGAATCCCGTTGCCCACCGTGTACCACCTGCTGCGCACCCTCAGCCACGAGGGCTACGTACAGCGCGAGGGCGGATCCTTCCGGCTCTCGGACGATCTGCCGCTCGCCTCGTGA
- a CDS encoding transcriptional regulator: MSAVATVAVSPLLTRLAAERATGALFRERGTLFLEDGRVVHAESPATPGLEVLLTTGGGLTHERWTEAVNEAGARRQVARFLVDSGGLAGGELEICHLAAIFDAAFFALSPGSGPSRFRRGATHWIGSVRSVPAAAVERETCRRRELLDAVWPYPLLDTSPVVPRAAAPGQTVTARQRILLDLADGVRTPADLAWVLGRPAFHTLLDVRRLAAAGLVETPHAPAPAAAAEAPLPDWMTQAQSPDVALLRRLRDALEASL; encoded by the coding sequence ATGAGCGCCGTCGCCACGGTGGCCGTCTCCCCGCTGCTCACCCGGCTCGCCGCCGAGCGGGCGACCGGCGCCCTGTTCCGCGAGCGCGGCACGCTCTTCCTGGAGGACGGCCGCGTGGTGCACGCGGAGAGCCCGGCCACCCCCGGACTCGAGGTCCTGCTCACCACCGGCGGCGGCCTCACCCACGAGCGCTGGACCGAAGCCGTGAACGAGGCCGGCGCCCGCCGGCAAGTCGCCCGGTTCCTCGTCGACAGCGGTGGGCTCGCCGGCGGCGAGCTGGAGATATGCCACCTCGCCGCGATCTTCGACGCCGCCTTCTTCGCCCTCTCCCCGGGCAGCGGCCCCTCCCGCTTCCGGCGCGGGGCCACCCACTGGATCGGCTCCGTCCGTTCCGTTCCGGCCGCCGCCGTCGAGCGGGAGACCTGCCGCCGCCGGGAACTCCTCGACGCGGTCTGGCCCTATCCGCTGCTGGACACCTCCCCGGTCGTGCCCCGGGCCGCCGCCCCCGGGCAGACAGTCACCGCCCGCCAGCGGATCCTGCTCGACCTGGCCGACGGGGTGCGGACACCGGCGGACCTCGCCTGGGTGCTGGGCCGGCCGGCCTTTCACACCCTGCTCGACGTACGACGCCTCGCGGCGGCCGGGCTGGTCGAGACCCCGCACGCGCCGGCACCCGCCGCCGCGGCGGAGGCGCCGCTGCCCGACTGGATGACGCAGGCGCAGTCCCCGGACGTGGCGCTGCTGCGCCGGTTACGCGACGCACTGGAGGCAAGCCTGTGA
- a CDS encoding roadblock/LC7 domain-containing protein, whose translation MSTVPAEAEAEILAELRRLRARVPQLGGALAASVDGLVLAHDSAAAEAESVAALTAAALGVAQRLSDCTGQGGFRELLVRGEGGYVATYAAGDAAVLTLIAEPRVNVGRLHLEARRSSLRIAELIDQSLGRRGPGS comes from the coding sequence ATGAGTACGGTGCCCGCCGAAGCCGAGGCCGAGATACTCGCCGAGCTCCGCCGGCTGAGGGCCCGGGTCCCGCAGCTGGGCGGCGCCCTCGCCGCGAGCGTCGACGGCCTGGTCCTGGCCCACGACAGTGCCGCCGCCGAGGCGGAATCCGTCGCGGCGCTGACCGCCGCGGCCCTCGGAGTGGCCCAGCGCCTCAGCGACTGTACGGGGCAGGGCGGGTTCCGCGAGCTGCTCGTGCGCGGGGAGGGCGGCTACGTCGCCACCTACGCGGCGGGCGATGCGGCGGTGCTGACCCTGATCGCGGAGCCGCGCGTCAACGTCGGCCGGCTCCACCTGGAGGCCCGCCGTTCCAGCCTGCGCATAGCGGAGCTGATCGACCAGAGCCTCGGCCGCCGCGGCCCGGGCTCCTGA
- a CDS encoding LysR substrate-binding domain-containing protein, with protein MLDPRKLKLLGDVARTGTIAGEAAEEALRDIAGLRDGQLRVATFASAAEPFTVPAPAAFRRTHPGLDVSLTELEPELALPSLAAGSLDLAVTHQYPHLPEPDLRGLRQVLLRREKPTSRSRWSRRARRSGARRSPSTTSPNRPISYGTSTRPSGPGTAARRPSR; from the coding sequence ATGCTCGACCCCCGGAAACTGAAGCTCCTCGGGGACGTCGCACGCACGGGCACCATCGCGGGTGAGGCCGCGGAGGAGGCGCTGCGCGATATCGCGGGGCTGCGGGACGGCCAGTTGCGGGTCGCCACCTTCGCTTCGGCCGCGGAGCCCTTCACGGTGCCCGCGCCGGCCGCGTTCCGGCGGACCCACCCGGGGCTCGACGTCAGCCTGACCGAGCTGGAGCCGGAGCTGGCCCTGCCCTCGCTGGCGGCGGGCAGCCTGGACCTGGCCGTCACCCACCAGTACCCCCACCTCCCGGAGCCGGACCTGCGCGGGCTGCGGCAGGTGCTGCTGCGCCGGGAGAAGCCGACTTCGCGGTCGCGCTGGTCCCGCAGAGCGCGGCGGAGCGGCGCGCGGAGATCTCCTTCCACGACATCGCCGAACCGGCCCATCTCGTACGGGACATCTACGCGACCGTCCGGACCGGGGACCGCGGCCCGGCGACCGAGTCGATGA
- a CDS encoding DUF4304 domain-containing protein, whose translation MNATELFHQTLRERIAPVLHDAGFAGTGLEYRLRAAEPDHALLGFQRSASSGAAECRFTINLRAVPYEEHEALRRLRPALGTRLSANRIGPVGWHARIGRLLGHPHDHWWTITDERTAARVADEVTDVVLRHAVPALWGEVTDRPPLPGPVVDPVPDCLDPVCLRVDSGPFPVANGVAPLPVDLEGALVLETGERRRASPFLTVHDELTDTEARIVIDAPWRLEQPLFGSVRVGIAADGDVRVSASPGSMLPGHPLALLGELALCRINTAEVTGNGSLRLTFEQGSPREACLTVSGAPHALTVGEPWHIEGWTPARI comes from the coding sequence GTGAACGCGACCGAGTTGTTCCACCAGACGCTGCGCGAGCGGATCGCCCCGGTCCTGCACGACGCGGGTTTCGCCGGAACGGGACTGGAGTACCGGCTCCGCGCCGCCGAGCCCGACCACGCGCTGCTCGGCTTCCAGCGGAGCGCTTCGTCCGGGGCCGCCGAATGCAGGTTCACCATCAACCTGCGCGCGGTCCCGTACGAGGAACACGAGGCCCTGCGGCGGCTGCGGCCGGCCCTCGGGACCCGGCTCAGCGCCAACCGGATCGGCCCCGTCGGCTGGCACGCCAGGATCGGGCGCCTCCTCGGCCATCCGCACGACCACTGGTGGACCATCACCGACGAGCGCACCGCCGCCCGCGTCGCGGACGAGGTCACGGACGTGGTGCTGCGCCACGCCGTCCCCGCCCTGTGGGGCGAGGTGACCGACCGGCCGCCGCTGCCCGGGCCCGTGGTGGATCCGGTGCCCGACTGTCTGGACCCGGTGTGCCTGCGGGTGGACAGCGGTCCGTTCCCCGTCGCGAACGGGGTGGCCCCCCTGCCCGTGGACCTGGAGGGCGCCCTCGTCCTGGAGACGGGCGAACGCCGGCGGGCCTCGCCCTTCCTCACCGTCCACGACGAGCTGACCGACACGGAAGCCCGGATCGTGATCGACGCGCCCTGGCGGCTGGAGCAGCCGCTCTTCGGCTCGGTCCGGGTCGGCATCGCCGCCGACGGCGACGTCCGGGTCTCCGCCAGCCCCGGCAGCATGCTCCCCGGCCATCCGCTGGCGCTCCTCGGCGAACTGGCCCTGTGCCGGATCAACACGGCCGAGGTCACCGGCAACGGCTCCCTGCGGCTCACCTTCGAACAGGGCTCCCCGCGCGAGGCCTGCCTCACCGTCTCCGGCGCGCCGCACGCGCTGACGGTCGGCGAGCCCTGGCACATCGAGGGATGGACACCGGCCCGCATCTGA